GGCCGCAAGTTTGGCCGGAACATTATCGCGGACATCAACAACCTCCAGCTTAAGCATCCGGTGACCAAAACGAACCTCCAGGATATCACCCGGCTTAATTTCTAATCCCGCTTTAGCCACCCTGCCGTTGACTGAAACATGACCCTGGTCGCACACTTCATTGGCCAGGGTGCGCCGCTTGATCAC
This region of Pelotomaculum schinkii genomic DNA includes:
- a CDS encoding RNA-binding S4 domain-containing protein — its product is MRLDKFLKVSRVIKRRTLANEVCDQGHVSVNGRVAKAGLEIKPGDILEVRFGHRMLKLEVVDVRDNVPAKLAAELYKVLEETT